A genome region from Deinococcus sp. KNUC1210 includes the following:
- a CDS encoding NUDIX hydrolase N-terminal domain-containing protein, translating into MSGDAPELGQRLAQIADELRSHANLGLLYVQDSHDLARYRRILELSAELASLPVPDGEPLTLPLTRTAYLNNLTHIGPLLRAEALVRRGERVLLMRRADNGLWGLPGGLVEVGETLAEAATRELYEETGMAGQATRLLLVSDTHADGGSPLHIVTATFLFEAGGEPQPTLEASEVGWFAPGEWPALHDGHPVRLERALRALATQETLFDSAPPFHHPAQARSAAGQPPVFSPEVEQAQKLLRTVLFGTLGRQGDRSTSS; encoded by the coding sequence GTGAGCGGAGACGCGCCCGAACTGGGCCAGCGGCTCGCCCAGATCGCCGACGAACTGCGCTCGCATGCGAATCTGGGCCTGCTGTACGTGCAGGACTCGCACGACCTCGCCCGCTACCGCCGCATTCTGGAACTGAGCGCCGAACTCGCCAGCCTGCCCGTTCCGGACGGCGAACCGCTGACGCTGCCCCTGACGCGAACGGCCTACCTGAACAACCTGACGCATATCGGGCCGCTGCTCAGGGCAGAAGCGCTGGTGCGGCGCGGCGAGCGCGTGCTGCTGATGCGCCGCGCCGACAACGGTCTGTGGGGACTGCCCGGCGGACTGGTCGAGGTGGGCGAGACGCTGGCCGAGGCCGCGACCCGCGAACTGTACGAGGAAACCGGGATGGCAGGGCAGGCCACCCGACTGCTGCTCGTGTCCGATACCCACGCCGACGGCGGCAGCCCGCTGCATATCGTGACTGCCACCTTTCTCTTCGAGGCGGGCGGTGAACCGCAGCCCACCCTGGAAGCGTCCGAAGTCGGCTGGTTTGCCCCCGGTGAGTGGCCCGCGCTGCACGACGGACATCCGGTGCGGCTCGAACGTGCGCTGCGGGCACTGGCAACGCAGGAAACGCTGTTCGATAGCGCCCCGCCGTTTCATCACCCGGCTCAGGCGAGATCGGCCGCCGGACAGCCCCCGGTCTTCAGCCCGGAAGTCGAGCAGGCCCAGAAGCTGCTGAGAACAGTGCTCTTCGGCACGCTCGGGCGGCAGGGCGACCGCTCAACGTCTTCCTGA
- a CDS encoding MMPL family transporter — protein MQPLARFVTSRPWLVLALWLALVLVCAPLAARAPAQLSADPGSLTHSESATVIELLKDSFGEGDTNTVLLLTQSGEKPDSPAFQAAYTTLLEGLRSVPGVGKVTPYSAQVGYPAVSPDGKLTLSLAQIPLRIPGTAALKRLRAYLETWQAGAGKNAPFRVRVTGGQAIANDFTTYAESDTKRSEFAALPLTAIVLLLVFGALVATGLPLLMSVLSITVAMAGLYGLTQLTVISTFAQSVITLLGLGAGIDYALLMVNRFREELQRPLQPGGAQGAAYRTVLTAGRSVAFSGLTVAVAMAALIIPPLAFVRGMGFGGVLVVLLTVLVSITALPACFVLLGERVNSPRLLKLTWSQNARASEAWTAFARKVIARPWLGLVGCTVLLLALATPALDLKTGYAGAFGLTAGVDSRDALRQVQALGAGGLLSSFEVVFDLKQQTYGPQSREMLRRVSSELEALPNVQTVISPFLTAATLRGGGSSLDSLGQLAALTRRSISADRHHLRLTIIPTRYLRADQIDAFETRLRSVLDTAGTAYLVGGAPVGEREFTRAITDSTPLAIGIVFGVTFLLFLLAFRSIVLPLKSILMNSLTVGAAYGVVVLVVQKGFLAGPLGIPDDVGVLDSSLPLLLFAVLFGLSMDYEIFLLSRVQEEHLRGASNDEAIVLAVGRTARIITSAAAIMFIVFCAFIVGRVVVNKSIGLGLAVAVLLDATLVRLILVPSFLKLAGEWNWWLPKWLDRLLPHVDIEH, from the coding sequence ATGCAACCTCTCGCACGTTTTGTAACGAGCCGCCCCTGGCTGGTTCTGGCCCTGTGGCTGGCGCTGGTGCTGGTGTGTGCGCCGCTGGCCGCCCGCGCTCCTGCCCAGCTCAGTGCCGACCCCGGCAGCCTGACACATTCCGAGAGCGCCACGGTGATCGAACTGCTGAAGGACAGCTTTGGCGAGGGCGACACCAACACCGTGCTGCTGCTGACCCAGAGCGGGGAAAAGCCCGACAGCCCGGCGTTTCAGGCGGCCTACACCACGCTGCTCGAAGGGCTGAGAAGCGTGCCCGGCGTGGGCAAGGTGACGCCCTACAGCGCACAGGTGGGATATCCGGCAGTCAGCCCGGACGGCAAACTGACGCTGTCACTGGCACAGATTCCACTGCGCATACCGGGAACGGCGGCGCTCAAACGGCTGCGGGCGTATCTGGAGACGTGGCAGGCGGGCGCGGGCAAGAATGCTCCCTTCCGCGTGCGGGTCACGGGCGGGCAGGCCATCGCTAACGATTTCACCACCTACGCCGAATCCGACACCAAACGCAGCGAATTCGCCGCCCTGCCGCTGACGGCCATCGTGCTGCTGCTGGTATTCGGAGCGCTGGTCGCCACCGGGCTGCCGCTGCTGATGAGCGTGCTGAGCATCACGGTGGCGATGGCGGGCCTGTACGGCCTGACACAGCTCACGGTGATTTCCACGTTCGCCCAGAGCGTGATCACGCTGCTGGGGCTGGGCGCGGGCATCGACTACGCCCTGCTGATGGTCAACCGTTTCCGCGAGGAGTTGCAGCGTCCTCTTCAGCCGGGCGGCGCACAGGGAGCCGCGTACCGCACCGTTCTGACCGCCGGGCGCAGCGTGGCTTTCAGCGGGCTGACCGTGGCGGTGGCGATGGCCGCCCTGATCATTCCGCCGCTGGCCTTTGTGCGCGGCATGGGCTTCGGGGGCGTGCTGGTGGTGCTGCTCACGGTGCTCGTCAGCATCACGGCGCTGCCCGCCTGCTTCGTGCTGCTGGGCGAGCGCGTCAACAGCCCGCGCCTGCTGAAACTCACCTGGAGCCAGAACGCCCGCGCCAGCGAGGCCTGGACGGCCTTCGCCCGCAAAGTCATCGCACGCCCGTGGCTGGGACTGGTGGGCTGCACGGTGCTGCTGCTCGCACTGGCGACGCCTGCCCTCGACCTGAAGACCGGGTATGCCGGAGCGTTTGGCCTGACGGCGGGCGTGGATTCCCGCGACGCGCTGCGGCAGGTGCAGGCGCTGGGGGCGGGCGGGCTGCTCAGCAGTTTCGAGGTGGTCTTCGATCTGAAGCAGCAGACATATGGCCCGCAGAGCCGCGAGATGCTGCGCCGCGTCAGCAGCGAGCTTGAGGCACTGCCGAACGTCCAGACGGTCATCTCACCGTTTCTCACTGCTGCCACACTGCGGGGCGGCGGCAGCAGTCTGGATTCCCTGGGCCAGCTCGCGGCCCTGACGCGGCGCAGCATCTCGGCAGATCGTCACCACCTGCGCCTGACCATCATTCCGACGCGCTACCTGCGGGCCGATCAGATCGACGCCTTCGAGACGCGCCTGAGATCGGTGCTGGACACGGCAGGGACCGCCTATCTAGTGGGCGGCGCACCCGTGGGCGAGCGCGAATTCACCCGCGCCATCACCGATTCCACGCCGCTGGCGATCGGCATCGTCTTCGGCGTCACGTTCCTGTTGTTTCTGTTGGCGTTCCGCAGCATCGTGCTGCCCCTGAAATCCATCCTGATGAACAGCCTGACGGTGGGCGCGGCTTACGGCGTGGTCGTGCTGGTGGTGCAGAAGGGATTTTTGGCGGGGCCGCTGGGCATTCCAGACGATGTGGGCGTGCTCGATTCCAGCCTGCCGCTGCTGCTGTTCGCGGTGCTGTTCGGCCTGAGCATGGATTACGAGATCTTTCTGCTGTCGCGGGTGCAGGAAGAACACCTGCGCGGAGCCAGCAACGACGAGGCCATCGTGCTGGCGGTGGGGCGCACGGCCCGCATCATCACGAGCGCTGCCGCCATCATGTTCATCGTGTTCTGCGCCTTCATCGTGGGGCGTGTGGTGGTGAACAAGAGCATCGGACTGGGGCTGGCCGTGGCGGTGCTGCTCGATGCCACGCTGGTGCGCCTGATTCTGGTGCCCAGCTTTCTGAAACTGGCCGGAGAGTGGAACTGGTGGCTGCCGAAGTGGCTGGACCGGCTGCTGCCGCATGTGGATATCGAGCACTGA
- a CDS encoding heterodisulfide reductase-related iron-sulfur binding cluster — MKNDIAAHHPDAQGELMAHAVDACVHCGFCLPACPTYQVLGDEMDSPRGRIILMKEVLEGQLPLFEATPHLDRCLGCVGCVTACPSGVPYGELITAFRGWSEPQRTRPVIQQLTRAAVLTMLPRPALFRAGANLGKWVKPLAPALPQVLRAPLDLLPSSVQPAQPTPALTPARGAKRGRVAFLVGCAQQVLTPNFNAATLRVLARNGIEVVAPQEQGCCGAAAMHTGARSLALEQARRNLRAFDPGAVDAVLSNAAGCGAGLKEYPMLLAGEPDAPRPNGSPRRCRTSANIWRG; from the coding sequence GTGAAGAACGACATCGCGGCCCACCATCCAGATGCTCAGGGCGAGCTGATGGCGCATGCGGTCGATGCCTGCGTCCACTGCGGCTTCTGCCTGCCCGCCTGCCCTACTTATCAGGTGCTGGGCGACGAAATGGACAGCCCGCGTGGGCGCATCATCCTGATGAAAGAAGTGCTGGAGGGACAGCTTCCTCTGTTCGAAGCCACTCCACACCTCGACCGCTGCCTCGGCTGCGTGGGCTGCGTGACTGCCTGCCCCAGTGGCGTGCCCTACGGCGAACTCATCACCGCCTTTCGCGGCTGGAGCGAACCCCAGCGCACCCGCCCCGTGATCCAGCAGCTTACCCGCGCCGCCGTCCTGACGATGCTGCCGCGCCCGGCGCTGTTCCGGGCCGGAGCGAACCTGGGCAAATGGGTCAAACCGCTGGCTCCGGCGCTGCCGCAGGTGCTTCGTGCGCCGCTCGATCTGCTGCCCAGCAGTGTCCAGCCCGCGCAGCCCACACCCGCGTTGACGCCTGCGCGGGGCGCAAAACGGGGGCGAGTGGCCTTTCTGGTGGGGTGCGCCCAGCAGGTCCTCACGCCCAATTTCAATGCCGCGACGCTGCGCGTTCTCGCCCGCAACGGCATCGAAGTGGTCGCGCCCCAGGAGCAGGGCTGCTGCGGGGCCGCCGCCATGCACACAGGGGCGAGGAGTCTGGCGCTGGAACAGGCGCGGCGCAATCTGCGGGCCTTCGATCCGGGCGCGGTGGACGCCGTGCTGAGCAATGCGGCAGGGTGCGGAGCGGGCCTGAAGGAATACCCGATGCTGCTGGCCGGAGAACCCGACGCCCCCAGGCCGAACGGCTCGCCGAGAAGGTGCAGGACATCAGCGAATATCTGGCGCGGCTGA
- a CDS encoding (Fe-S)-binding protein — protein sequence MQDISEYLARLSAEGGLEPFMPTSRPLRVAYHDACHLAHAQGIKAEPRALIRMIPGVTLLEVPEGDLCCGSAGTYNIEQPELAGQLGDRKAKNVLSTQPDIVVSGNVGCHTQLQSHLGRLGSGVRVMHLVELLDLAYRGEL from the coding sequence GTGCAGGACATCAGCGAATATCTGGCGCGGCTGAGTGCAGAGGGTGGCCTCGAACCGTTCATGCCGACCAGTCGCCCGCTGCGGGTCGCGTATCACGATGCCTGCCATCTGGCGCACGCTCAGGGCATCAAGGCCGAACCACGGGCACTGATTCGTATGATTCCCGGCGTCACGCTGCTGGAGGTTCCGGAAGGCGACCTGTGCTGCGGCTCGGCGGGCACCTACAACATCGAACAGCCCGAACTGGCCGGACAACTCGGAGACCGCAAGGCAAAAAACGTCCTGAGCACCCAGCCCGACATCGTGGTGAGTGGCAACGTGGGCTGCCACACCCAGCTTCAGAGTCACCTGGGCAGGCTGGGCAGCGGCGTGCGCGTGATGCATCTGGTGGAACTGCTCGATCTGGCGTACCGGGGCGAACTCTAG
- a CDS encoding addiction module toxin RelE, whose protein sequence is MPDAWSDKDERQYQHVKDSETQRGETEEQAEEIAARTVNKRRREEGRTPNKRTQGTGNPNKALGDLSRDELYNRAREADLSGRSRMSKAELVAALSKS, encoded by the coding sequence ATGCCGGATGCCTGGAGCGACAAGGACGAACGCCAGTATCAGCACGTCAAGGACAGCGAGACGCAGCGCGGAGAGACGGAGGAACAGGCCGAGGAGATCGCCGCCCGGACGGTCAACAAGCGCCGCCGCGAAGAAGGCCGTACCCCCAACAAACGCACCCAGGGCACCGGAAATCCCAACAAGGCGCTGGGCGACCTGAGCCGCGACGAACTGTATAACCGCGCCAGGGAAGCGGATCTGAGCGGGCGCAGCCGTATGAGCAAGGCCGAACTGGTGGCCGCCCTGTCGAAGAGCTAG
- a CDS encoding APC family permease — MTTGIWQKLMRTKSADAEVGDGHGHGGELKRTLGLFPLVMLGVGATIGTGIFFAMGEAVPKAGPAVIWSFVLAGLAAALTALCYAELASSIPASGSAYSYTYVTIGEFVAYIVGACLLLEYALAASATSIGWSEYLNNFLQNSVGWSIPEALRSPLLVRGDTGLEMHWGHINLPPIILVCMCCFLLLRGARESATVNAVMVIIKIAILAFFSAVAFSAFKTANFVPFNPFGLSSIDGAGNKMGIVAAAGTIFFSFIGLDTVATAGAEVKNPKRNVPLGIILALIIVVAAYIAVAVAAMGAQPASAFKGQEAGLAVILQNVLGAKWPAVLLSAGAVISVFSVTLVTIYGQTRILFAIGRDGLIPKAFQSVNPRTLAPVVNTVIVCVVVGLIGGFVDSAYLWDMVSMGTLVAFSLVSIGVIVMRYKAPNLERGFKLPFGPWVIPVLSVAVCMFIIKDLPTETYQVFFIWMTVVIVGYFLYGIRHSKLGQQGSS; from the coding sequence ATGACCACAGGTATTTGGCAGAAACTCATGCGAACAAAATCCGCCGATGCAGAAGTCGGTGACGGACACGGGCACGGCGGCGAGCTGAAACGCACGCTGGGCCTGTTTCCGCTGGTAATGCTGGGCGTCGGAGCGACCATCGGCACCGGCATCTTCTTTGCGATGGGCGAAGCGGTGCCCAAAGCTGGCCCAGCCGTGATCTGGTCGTTCGTGCTGGCGGGGCTGGCGGCGGCCCTGACCGCGCTGTGTTATGCCGAGCTGGCTTCCAGCATTCCCGCGTCGGGGTCGGCGTACTCGTACACCTACGTCACCATCGGTGAATTCGTGGCGTACATCGTGGGTGCCTGCCTGCTGCTCGAATATGCCCTGGCCGCCAGCGCCACCAGTATCGGCTGGTCGGAATATCTGAACAATTTCCTGCAAAACTCGGTGGGCTGGAGTATTCCCGAAGCGCTCAGATCGCCGCTGCTGGTGCGCGGCGATACCGGGCTGGAAATGCACTGGGGACACATCAATCTGCCGCCGATCATTCTGGTGTGTATGTGCTGCTTTCTGCTGCTGCGCGGCGCACGCGAGTCGGCCACCGTCAACGCCGTCATGGTCATCATCAAGATCGCCATTCTCGCCTTCTTCTCGGCCGTGGCCTTCAGCGCCTTCAAGACCGCCAATTTCGTGCCGTTCAACCCCTTCGGTCTGAGCAGCATCGACGGAGCGGGAAACAAGATGGGCATCGTGGCGGCGGCGGGCACCATCTTCTTCTCGTTCATCGGGCTGGATACCGTCGCCACGGCGGGCGCGGAGGTCAAGAATCCGAAGCGCAACGTGCCGCTGGGCATCATCCTGGCCCTCATCATCGTGGTCGCTGCGTATATCGCGGTGGCTGTCGCCGCGATGGGCGCACAGCCCGCCTCGGCCTTCAAGGGGCAGGAAGCAGGGCTGGCGGTCATCTTGCAGAACGTGCTGGGAGCCAAGTGGCCCGCCGTGCTGCTGTCGGCAGGAGCCGTCATTTCGGTCTTCAGCGTCACGCTCGTCACCATCTACGGCCAGACGCGCATCCTGTTTGCCATCGGGCGCGACGGCCTGATTCCCAAAGCCTTTCAGTCGGTCAATCCGCGCACGCTGGCCCCGGTGGTCAATACGGTGATCGTGTGCGTGGTGGTCGGCCTGATCGGGGGATTCGTGGACTCGGCGTATCTGTGGGACATGGTGAGCATGGGCACGCTGGTGGCCTTCTCGCTGGTCTCCATCGGCGTGATCGTGATGCGCTACAAGGCTCCGAATCTGGAGCGCGGCTTCAAGCTGCCGTTTGGCCCCTGGGTCATTCCGGTGCTGAGCGTGGCGGTCTGCATGTTCATCATCAAAGACCTGCCCACCGAGACATATCAGGTCTTTTTCATCTGGATGACGGTGGTGATCGTGGGGTACTTCCTGTACGGCATCCGGCATTCCAAACTGGGCCAACAGGGGTCTTCGTGA
- a CDS encoding universal stress protein, with amino-acid sequence MNTALVGYTQDASGQDALALGRLIARHAAARLLVCTVVPEAWAHPSLGAVDQEYAAYLEEHAQETLESARAALEDVPDVQYLRQAANSATTGLSEAAAQHGADLIVLGSSHSGSSGRLSLGSMSSELLHLSSLPVALAPRDYAAQAPANGHITRLSCAYAGTEVSNTTVLEALRLATLLGVPLRLVAFAVRDRQMYPSLAGFKAENMIVDAWRERTGAALERLKEQLAGVTPPIESVMADGEGWDAALSNVEWQPGELLALGSSRMGVLKRVFLGSNASKIMRAAPVPVLVLPKVG; translated from the coding sequence GTGAACACCGCCCTGGTGGGCTATACCCAGGACGCCAGTGGACAGGACGCGTTGGCGCTGGGTCGCCTGATCGCCCGGCACGCGGCGGCGCGACTGCTGGTGTGCACGGTGGTGCCGGAAGCGTGGGCGCACCCGTCACTGGGCGCAGTGGATCAGGAATACGCGGCGTATCTGGAGGAACACGCGCAGGAAACGCTGGAGAGCGCCCGCGCCGCACTGGAAGACGTGCCAGACGTGCAGTATCTGCGGCAGGCCGCCAATTCGGCCACCACCGGCCTGAGTGAAGCCGCCGCCCAGCACGGCGCTGACCTGATCGTACTGGGATCGTCGCACAGCGGCTCCAGCGGTCGTCTGAGCCTGGGCAGCATGTCGAGCGAGCTACTGCACCTGTCGAGCCTGCCGGTGGCTCTGGCTCCCCGCGACTACGCGGCCCAGGCTCCAGCCAACGGCCACATCACCCGCCTGAGCTGCGCCTACGCCGGAACGGAAGTGTCGAACACGACCGTGCTGGAAGCGCTGCGGCTGGCAACGCTGCTGGGCGTGCCGCTGCGACTGGTGGCCTTCGCCGTGCGCGACCGCCAGATGTACCCGTCACTGGCGGGCTTCAAGGCCGAAAACATGATCGTGGACGCCTGGCGCGAACGAACCGGAGCCGCACTGGAACGCCTGAAAGAGCAGCTGGCCGGAGTGACGCCGCCTATCGAGAGCGTCATGGCCGACGGCGAAGGCTGGGACGCCGCCCTGAGCAACGTGGAGTGGCAGCCGGGCGAACTGCTGGCCCTGGGGTCGAGCCGCATGGGCGTGCTGAAGCGGGTCTTTCTGGGGTCGAACGCCAGCAAGATCATGCGGGCTGCGCCGGTGCCGGTGCTGGTGCTGCCGAAAGTCGGGTAG
- the purF gene encoding amidophosphoribosyltransferase → MTFYSPDLPTDDYGDDKPHDECGVFGMYSPQPLDLAWMTYLGIFALQHRGQEAAGMCVSDGDKFHVEKDLGLVTQVFDERRLDSVRLANARVSIGHVRYSTTGSNLRFNAQPLTTRTNKGILGLAHNGNFVNAREVRNRMLMEGALFATTNDSEVMLNLIARESHMDLVEATAGAMQQLRGGYACVLMSRTVLIGFRDPNGVRPLVIGQRDSGDGSYGGAYVIASEPCALYAVGARLLRDVLPGELVWVDHDGLHSMMVHPGKPTPCSFEWIYFARSDSSLDGVDTHASRIRMGEQLAREFPVDADIVVPVPDSGMGAAIGYARESGIPFDYGLYKNPYAGRTFLAPTQEARDLKVKMKLSPTSAVAGKRVVLIDDSIVRGTTSRQIVNLLREAGATEVHFRVSSPPIKHPCFYGIDTAARKELVASTHTLEQIRELIGADSLRFISERGLKEAVGGPGLCLACFNGDYPAGTPLLNDVDKLALEV, encoded by the coding sequence ATGACTTTCTATTCCCCTGACCTGCCCACAGACGATTACGGCGACGACAAACCGCACGACGAATGCGGCGTCTTCGGCATGTACTCGCCGCAGCCGCTCGACCTCGCCTGGATGACGTATCTGGGCATCTTCGCGCTTCAGCACCGTGGGCAGGAAGCGGCGGGGATGTGCGTGTCGGACGGCGACAAATTCCACGTCGAGAAAGACCTGGGGCTGGTGACGCAGGTGTTCGACGAGCGCCGACTCGACAGCGTGCGCCTCGCCAATGCCCGCGTCAGCATCGGGCACGTGCGCTACAGCACCACCGGCTCGAATCTGCGCTTCAACGCCCAGCCGCTCACCACGCGCACCAACAAAGGCATTCTGGGGCTGGCACACAACGGCAACTTCGTGAATGCCCGCGAGGTTCGCAACCGCATGCTGATGGAAGGTGCGCTGTTTGCTACCACCAACGACAGTGAGGTGATGCTGAACCTGATCGCCCGCGAGAGCCATATGGATCTGGTGGAGGCTACCGCCGGAGCGATGCAGCAGCTGCGGGGCGGATACGCCTGCGTCCTGATGAGCCGCACCGTCCTGATCGGCTTCCGCGACCCCAACGGCGTGCGCCCGCTGGTGATCGGACAGCGCGACAGTGGCGACGGCAGTTACGGCGGTGCCTACGTGATCGCCTCGGAACCCTGCGCCCTGTACGCGGTGGGTGCCCGCCTGCTGCGCGACGTGTTGCCCGGCGAACTGGTGTGGGTCGATCACGACGGTCTGCACAGCATGATGGTGCATCCGGGCAAGCCTACGCCCTGTTCCTTCGAGTGGATCTATTTCGCCCGCAGCGACAGCAGCCTGGACGGAGTGGACACCCATGCCAGCCGTATCCGCATGGGCGAGCAACTGGCCCGCGAATTCCCGGTTGACGCCGATATCGTGGTCCCCGTTCCCGATTCGGGCATGGGTGCGGCCATCGGCTACGCCCGTGAGAGCGGTATTCCCTTTGATTACGGCCTGTACAAGAACCCCTACGCGGGCCGCACCTTCCTCGCGCCCACCCAGGAGGCCCGCGACCTGAAGGTGAAGATGAAGCTTTCACCGACCAGCGCTGTGGCCGGAAAACGGGTGGTGCTGATCGACGACAGCATCGTGCGCGGCACCACCAGCCGCCAGATCGTGAACCTGCTGCGTGAGGCGGGCGCGACGGAGGTGCATTTCCGGGTGTCCAGCCCACCGATCAAGCATCCGTGCTTTTACGGCATCGACACCGCCGCCCGCAAAGAACTGGTTGCCAGCACGCACACGCTGGAGCAGATTCGCGAGCTGATCGGCGCAGACAGCCTGCGCTTCATCTCCGAGCGTGGCCTGAAGGAAGCGGTGGGCGGCCCCGGCCTGTGCCTGGCGTGCTTCAACGGCGATTACCCGGCAGGTACGCCGCTGCTGAACGACGTGGACAAGCTGGCGCTGGAAGTCTGA
- a CDS encoding DinB family protein gives MTTLQAFLAEQYAAEISVFRGSLDSFSDAEFSAEALGHTPAWHALHIADWLRLTVLEDRTPTYHFLGWEDKAWVGPLGTQAAPLVEAAGKAAVLARLDSVSAQVLTRLHALTPDDLNGMIFSPSAPTGERPRLTALGLHLRHIAYHRGQLQLLKKVPA, from the coding sequence ATGACGACCCTGCAAGCTTTTCTGGCCGAGCAGTACGCCGCCGAGATCAGCGTGTTTCGCGGCTCGCTCGACAGCTTCAGCGACGCTGAATTCTCGGCTGAGGCGCTGGGGCACACGCCCGCGTGGCACGCGCTGCACATTGCCGACTGGCTGCGCCTGACAGTGCTGGAAGACCGCACGCCCACCTATCACTTTCTGGGCTGGGAAGACAAAGCCTGGGTCGGGCCGCTGGGCACGCAGGCCGCGCCCCTGGTTGAAGCGGCGGGCAAGGCAGCGGTGCTGGCGCGACTGGACAGCGTTTCGGCACAGGTACTGACGCGTCTGCACGCCCTGACGCCCGACGACCTGAACGGCATGATCTTTTCGCCCAGCGCTCCCACGGGTGAGCGCCCACGTCTGACGGCGCTGGGGCTGCACCTGCGCCACATCGCCTACCACAGAGGGCAGCTTCAGCTGCTCAAGAAGGTGCCTGCATGA
- the purQ gene encoding phosphoribosylformylglycinamidine synthase subunit PurQ → MNVAVIQFPGSNCDADALHAAQTQLDPASRFVWHTEEGLPAGTDLVFLPGGFSYGDHLRSGAVAARSPIMSAVKAHAERGGFVLGVCNGFQVLTESGLLPGALSRNQDLHFLCRPVHLRVENARTAFTSAYTAGQRIEIPIAHGEGNYYADQPTLERLEGEGQVVFRYLDNPNGSLNDIAGIVSERGNVLGMMPHPERAIEALLGSEDGRGLFASLKGALVR, encoded by the coding sequence ATGAACGTCGCCGTCATCCAGTTTCCCGGCTCCAACTGCGACGCCGACGCGCTGCACGCCGCGCAGACGCAGCTCGACCCGGCCTCGCGCTTCGTGTGGCATACCGAGGAGGGGCTGCCTGCCGGAACCGATCTGGTGTTCCTGCCGGGCGGCTTCTCTTACGGCGACCATCTGCGGAGCGGTGCGGTTGCTGCCCGCAGCCCGATCATGAGCGCGGTCAAGGCCCATGCCGAGCGCGGCGGTTTTGTTCTGGGGGTGTGCAACGGCTTTCAGGTGCTCACGGAAAGTGGGCTGCTGCCCGGCGCACTCAGCCGCAACCAGGATCTGCATTTCCTGTGCAGGCCGGTGCATCTGCGTGTCGAGAATGCCCGGACTGCTTTTACGTCGGCGTATACGGCAGGCCAGCGCATCGAAATTCCCATCGCGCACGGCGAGGGCAACTACTACGCCGACCAGCCGACGCTGGAGCGGCTGGAAGGTGAGGGGCAGGTAGTCTTCCGTTATCTCGACAACCCCAACGGCTCGCTGAACGATATCGCTGGCATCGTGTCGGAGCGCGGCAACGTGCTGGGCATGATGCCGCATCCGGAACGCGCCATCGAAGCTCTGCTGGGCAGCGAAGACGGGCGCGGCCTGTTCGCCAGTCTGAAAGGCGCACTGGTCAGATGA
- the purS gene encoding phosphoribosylformylglycinamidine synthase subunit PurS, with amino-acid sequence MPQYQAKVFVTLKPSILDPQGRTVERALSHLGLPASGVRVGKLIELFLEGERSEVETRLKDIAENVLSNPVMENVRWELDEAKESTPA; translated from the coding sequence ATGCCCCAGTACCAGGCCAAAGTCTTTGTCACCCTCAAACCATCCATTCTCGATCCACAGGGCCGCACCGTCGAGCGGGCGCTTTCGCATCTGGGCCTCCCCGCCAGCGGCGTGCGCGTGGGCAAACTGATCGAACTGTTCCTCGAAGGCGAACGCTCAGAGGTGGAAACCCGCCTGAAAGACATCGCTGAAAACGTGCTGAGCAATCCGGTCATGGAAAACGTGCGCTGGGAGCTGGACGAAGCGAAGGAAAGCACCCCGGCATGA